Proteins encoded in a region of the Carassius auratus strain Wakin chromosome 21, ASM336829v1, whole genome shotgun sequence genome:
- the LOC113038945 gene encoding noelin isoform X2: protein MQRVNKLLSLIVLVLMGTELTQVLPANPEESWQVYSSAQDSEGRCVCTVVAPQQTMCSRDARTKQLRQLLEKVQNMTQSIQVLDQRTQRDLQYVVKMEDQLRGLETKFRQVEENHKQNIAKQYKAIKAKMAELRPLIPVLEEYKADARLVQQFKEEVQNLTSSLGLLQQEMGAYDYDDLHSRVISLEERLRACMQKLACGKLTGISDAITIKTSGSRFGSWMTDPLAPEGDTRVWYMDGYHNNRFVREYKSMADFMTSDNFTSHRLPHPWSGTGQVVYNGSIYFNKFQSNMIIKFDFKTSTISKSQRLDNAGYSNTYHYAWGGHSDIDLMVDEGGLWAVYATNQNAGNIVISKLHPLTLHIIQSWTTNHPRRSAGESFMICGTLYVTNGYSGGTKVYYAYHTNSSTYEYIDIVLQNKYSHISMLDYNPRDRALYAWNNGHQVLYNVTLFHVIRSEQL, encoded by the exons GTTTTACCTGCTAACCCAGAGGAGTCCTGGCAGGTGTACAGCTCGGCACAGGACAGCGAGGGCAGGTGTGTGTGTACGGTCGTCGCACCTCAGCAGACCATGTGCTCAAGGGATGCCCGCACCAAACAACTCCGCCAGTTACTGGAAAAG GTGCAAAACATGACGCAATCAATCCAAGTATTGGACCAGCGGACCCAGAGGGACCTGCAGTACGTTGTAAAGATGGAAGATCAGCTCCGTGGCCTGGAGACCAAATTCAGACAGGTGGAGGAGAACCACAAACAAAACATCGCCAAGCAATACAAG GCCATAAAGGCAAAAATGGCGGAGCTGCGTCCGCTGATTCCCGTACTGGAGGAGTACAAAGCGGATGCGCGACTGGTTCAGCAGTTTAAGGAGGAGGTGCAGAACTTGACGTCCAGCCTCGGCCTCCTCCAGCAGGAGATGGGAGCCTATGACTATGACGACCTGCACTCCCGCGTGATTAGTCTTGAGGAGCGGCTACGTGCGTGCATGCAGAAGCTTG CGTGTGGTAAGCTGACCGGCATTAGTGATGCAATCACTATTAAAACATCCGGGTCTCGGTTCGGATCCTGGATGACAGACCCTCTTGCTCCTGAAGGAGACACAAGG GTGTGGTACATGGACGGCTATCATAACAACCGTTTTGTGCGGGAATATAAGTCTATGGCGGACTTCATGACGTCGGATAACTTCACGTCTCACCGCCTGCCGCACCCTTGGTCCGGGACGGGTCAGGTGGTCTACAACGGCTCCATCTATTTCAACAAGTTCCAGAGCAACATGATCATCAAGTTTGACTTCAAGACGTCCACTATAAGTAAATCTCAGCGTCTGGACAACGCGGGCTACAGTAACACCTACCACTATGCCTGGGGTGGACACTCCGACATCGACCTCATGGTGGACGAGGGCGGGCTCTGGGCCGTCTACGCCACCAATCAGAATGCGGGGAACATAGTCATCAGCAAGCTCCACCCCCTGACCCTGCATATAATCCAGAGCTGGACGACCAATCACCCGAGACGCAGCGCCGGGGAGTCATTTATGATTTGTGGGACGCTCTACGTGACCAACGGCTACTCGGGAGGGACGAAAGTCTACTACGCCTACCACACCAACTCCTCGACGTATGAGTACATTGATATCGTTCTGCAGAACAAGTACTCGCACATCTCCATGCTGGACTACAACCCACGAGATCGCGCGCTGTACGCCTGGAATAACGGACATCAGGTCCTATACAACGTTACGCTTTTCCACGTCATCCGCTCGGAGCAACTGTAA
- the LOC113038945 gene encoding noelin isoform X1, translating into MSVPLLKIGVVLSTMAMITNWMSQTLPSLVGLNTTKLTAAQGGYPDRSIGVLPANPEESWQVYSSAQDSEGRCVCTVVAPQQTMCSRDARTKQLRQLLEKVQNMTQSIQVLDQRTQRDLQYVVKMEDQLRGLETKFRQVEENHKQNIAKQYKAIKAKMAELRPLIPVLEEYKADARLVQQFKEEVQNLTSSLGLLQQEMGAYDYDDLHSRVISLEERLRACMQKLACGKLTGISDAITIKTSGSRFGSWMTDPLAPEGDTRVWYMDGYHNNRFVREYKSMADFMTSDNFTSHRLPHPWSGTGQVVYNGSIYFNKFQSNMIIKFDFKTSTISKSQRLDNAGYSNTYHYAWGGHSDIDLMVDEGGLWAVYATNQNAGNIVISKLHPLTLHIIQSWTTNHPRRSAGESFMICGTLYVTNGYSGGTKVYYAYHTNSSTYEYIDIVLQNKYSHISMLDYNPRDRALYAWNNGHQVLYNVTLFHVIRSEQL; encoded by the exons ATGTCGGTGCCTTTGCTGAAGATCGGTGTGGTGCTCAGCACCATGGCAATGATCACCAACTGGATGTCCCAGACACTGCCATCACTAGTGGGGCTCAACACCACCAAACTGACCGCGGCGCAGGGCGGTTATCCTGACCGGAGTATAGGA GTTTTACCTGCTAACCCAGAGGAGTCCTGGCAGGTGTACAGCTCGGCACAGGACAGCGAGGGCAGGTGTGTGTGTACGGTCGTCGCACCTCAGCAGACCATGTGCTCAAGGGATGCCCGCACCAAACAACTCCGCCAGTTACTGGAAAAG GTGCAAAACATGACGCAATCAATCCAAGTATTGGACCAGCGGACCCAGAGGGACCTGCAGTACGTTGTAAAGATGGAAGATCAGCTCCGTGGCCTGGAGACCAAATTCAGACAGGTGGAGGAGAACCACAAACAAAACATCGCCAAGCAATACAAG GCCATAAAGGCAAAAATGGCGGAGCTGCGTCCGCTGATTCCCGTACTGGAGGAGTACAAAGCGGATGCGCGACTGGTTCAGCAGTTTAAGGAGGAGGTGCAGAACTTGACGTCCAGCCTCGGCCTCCTCCAGCAGGAGATGGGAGCCTATGACTATGACGACCTGCACTCCCGCGTGATTAGTCTTGAGGAGCGGCTACGTGCGTGCATGCAGAAGCTTG CGTGTGGTAAGCTGACCGGCATTAGTGATGCAATCACTATTAAAACATCCGGGTCTCGGTTCGGATCCTGGATGACAGACCCTCTTGCTCCTGAAGGAGACACAAGG GTGTGGTACATGGACGGCTATCATAACAACCGTTTTGTGCGGGAATATAAGTCTATGGCGGACTTCATGACGTCGGATAACTTCACGTCTCACCGCCTGCCGCACCCTTGGTCCGGGACGGGTCAGGTGGTCTACAACGGCTCCATCTATTTCAACAAGTTCCAGAGCAACATGATCATCAAGTTTGACTTCAAGACGTCCACTATAAGTAAATCTCAGCGTCTGGACAACGCGGGCTACAGTAACACCTACCACTATGCCTGGGGTGGACACTCCGACATCGACCTCATGGTGGACGAGGGCGGGCTCTGGGCCGTCTACGCCACCAATCAGAATGCGGGGAACATAGTCATCAGCAAGCTCCACCCCCTGACCCTGCATATAATCCAGAGCTGGACGACCAATCACCCGAGACGCAGCGCCGGGGAGTCATTTATGATTTGTGGGACGCTCTACGTGACCAACGGCTACTCGGGAGGGACGAAAGTCTACTACGCCTACCACACCAACTCCTCGACGTATGAGTACATTGATATCGTTCTGCAGAACAAGTACTCGCACATCTCCATGCTGGACTACAACCCACGAGATCGCGCGCTGTACGCCTGGAATAACGGACATCAGGTCCTATACAACGTTACGCTTTTCCACGTCATCCGCTCGGAGCAACTGTAA